A part of Elusimicrobiota bacterium genomic DNA contains:
- a CDS encoding cobalamin-dependent protein (Presence of a B(12) (cobalamin)-binding domain implies dependence on cobalamin itself, in one of its several forms, or in some unusual lineages, dependence on a cobalamin-like analog.) produces MAEYKIVIANSVGVDSQGYRMIHYPSRWTTGAKRAYFAWYPWELSYLSTLLKRETKHKVKMLDACLDWLDYKAYLEKVVAEKPDFLVMESSTRTIEEDLRLALEVKKQCGTKLIFTGQHPSAYPEQLKDKVDYICIGEYEFTVLDIIQGKNEKEIPGLYPNKLRDPFDVTLLPWPEDEDIKRIDYLNPGPPGLRYKQIQAYGSRGCPYRCIFCVCSNLYYSKANWRPRDPADIVKEIAYLKNKYGDKMEGIFFDEESHNFNKKHVIDLCQKIIDAKLSNL; encoded by the coding sequence ATGGCCGAATATAAAATAGTTATTGCAAACAGCGTGGGGGTGGACAGCCAGGGATACCGCATGATCCACTATCCCAGCCGGTGGACCACCGGCGCAAAACGCGCCTACTTCGCCTGGTACCCGTGGGAACTATCCTATTTAAGCACCTTGCTTAAGCGCGAAACCAAACACAAAGTGAAAATGCTTGACGCCTGCCTTGATTGGCTGGACTATAAAGCTTACCTTGAAAAAGTTGTCGCTGAAAAACCCGATTTTCTTGTAATGGAAAGCTCCACCAGAACCATTGAAGAAGATTTACGCCTTGCATTGGAAGTAAAAAAACAATGCGGCACAAAACTGATTTTTACCGGCCAGCATCCATCCGCTTACCCCGAACAATTAAAAGATAAAGTTGACTATATCTGCATCGGCGAATACGAATTCACCGTACTTGACATAATCCAGGGAAAAAACGAAAAAGAAATCCCCGGCCTTTACCCTAATAAATTGCGGGACCCTTTTGACGTAACCCTGCTCCCCTGGCCGGAAGACGAAGACATAAAAAGAATTGATTACCTAAACCCGGGCCCTCCCGGACTGCGATACAAACAAATCCAGGCCTACGGCTCCCGCGGCTGCCCTTACAGATGCATATTCTGCGTCTGCTCAAACCTTTATTACAGCAAAGCCAACTGGCGCCCGCGCGATCCCGCCGATATCGTAAAAGAAATAGCTTACCTCAAAAATAAGTACGGCGACAAAATGGAAGGCATTTTCTTTGACGAAGAATCGCACAACTTCAATAAAAAACACGTAATAGACCTTTGCCAGAAAATTATTGATGCAAAACTGAGTAATTTG
- a CDS encoding type II toxin-antitoxin system RelE/ParE family toxin: MYQLKSLPKFDKQFKKFYSKEQDLIRTEIKKIKDDPDIGDLKKGVLANIRVHKFKIHAQLYLLAYELEVKTKTIYLYAIDTHENYYSTLSRYMK, from the coding sequence ATGTATCAGCTAAAGTCCCTACCAAAATTTGATAAACAGTTCAAAAAGTTTTACTCCAAAGAACAAGACCTGATTAGGACTGAAATAAAAAAAATCAAAGATGACCCCGATATTGGCGACCTTAAAAAAGGCGTATTGGCTAATATTCGGGTACACAAATTCAAAATACATGCTCAGTTATACCTACTGGCCTATGAGTTGGAAGTTAAAACCAAAACGATTTATCTTTATGCGATCGATACTCATGAAAATTATTACAGCACCTTATCGCGTTATATGAAATAG
- a CDS encoding Arc family DNA-binding protein — MSSITTIRLPDNVRKKVALRAKMEHRSVSNLIEKCIETALIAEDNPDLPLVFIRDILEAKSEKEHGLAKPFSL; from the coding sequence ATGAGTTCAATAACAACAATCCGGTTGCCGGATAATGTAAGGAAAAAGGTTGCTTTACGCGCTAAAATGGAACACAGAAGTGTGAGCAATTTAATCGAAAAATGTATTGAAACAGCTTTGATTGCGGAAGATAACCCCGATTTGCCCTTAGTCTTCATAAGAGACATTCTTGAAGCCAAATCAGAGAAAGAACATGGCCTAGCGAAGCCCTTTTCACTATAA